Within Hylaeus volcanicus isolate JK05 unplaced genomic scaffold, UHH_iyHylVolc1.0_haploid 12260, whole genome shotgun sequence, the genomic segment AAGTTAATCATCATCTTCCTTTTGACCTTCCTAAAGAGAGCATGTCTTGTTACTTCTAAATCTATTGGCAAGTAGCCTCCAACTACCTGCAAAGCTGAAGTAGAAATTGTTCTACACGAACCAACCATGGTTATCATAATGGCCCTCTGCAGAGCTAATAGTTGTTTTTTCACAGCATATTTATTCGTCCTGTTATACCATATTATACCCCCATACGTGATGATGGGAAGACAAACCACCTTATACAGAATGTCAAGTATCGGTCTTTTAATTCCCCACTCAGCGTGTACGTGCCGCTTTAAAGACATTATATAACTCGTTAATTTTGTCCTTAGGTACTTAGCATGCGGGGTAAACGTGAGTCCAGAATCGATGGTAACACCAaggtatttaatttctttaacaaattGAATGTTATTCTGATACAACTTCACAGTAGGCAATCtagttaaagaaaatttacttttaagcATCATGGCTTTTGTTTTAGTAGTAGAAATTTccagtttatttaatttacaccaATCTTGAAATTGCCTTACTGAAGAATtggcaaaattttcaatttcaacacGACTGTTACCTTTGATTAAGAAGAGCACATCATCAGCATATGCTATAATTTGAGAATTGTCCTCACTATTGTTCTCTGTGAagttatttaagaaaacatctAAAACCCAAACCCACGCAGCCGGTCCTATGATCGATCCCTGCGGGCATCCTCTCTGAACCCGATATAtaactttttcatatttagatTTGACTAAAATTTTTCGATCATTGAAATAACTATCTAGAATTCTAATAAGTTTAGTGCTGCAATTGGCTGCTCTTATTCTGGCCCCAATGGCGGGCCACCATAAATTATCGAATGCGCCAACAACGTCCATGAAGATGGCAACAACATATTTCTTGTTGGTTAACTCAACACTATTTTTGAAATCCAGAAGGGCGTCCTCAGTAGAGAAACCCTTCCTAAACCCATATTGCTTAGCATTCTGGAGTCCAGCTGAAGCATATGCATTATTCACTCGATTAACGataattctttcaaaaacTTTGCTAACAACCGGTAATAGAGCAATTGGTCGATATGCGCCTACCGAACTTAAATCAGCATCAGGTTTCTTAGGAATAATAAGTAGCTTAGCTACTTTCCAAGATGCTGGAAATATGCCGTCATCAaagcatttattatatagtgttagcattatttctttcttaacaATCCAAagtcttttaattatttcaggGCCAAAGCCATCGAGACCAGCAGCTTTACCAACCTTGGTTCTTCTTAAAGCAGCTTGTATTTCATCAATCGAAATGGCCATCTCAACATTATGATTCTGGTAAGAGCCATTTTGACTACGGAGATTGCGGTGTATTACTCCCTCAGTTCGCATGGTGTCCCTAGGagaaaactttttacataGCGTTTTTACTGATTCTCGCCAGGATTTGGTTGATTCTCCATTTGGCAATTTAATCGCCGGTACGGAAAAACTCCGCAGCCATTTTCCCCtaacaattttgtatattataccCCAAGGgtctttgtttccttcttctttaACGAACATTCGCCAGGTGTCCAATTTCTGTTTCCTAATTTTCGCCACGTAAGCATTTCTAGAGATCCTGTACATCTGTAGAGCATCTTCAACCACTGATGCATCATCCGTTCTCCGAGCTCTACCCAAGCAACGCTTCCTGCGCCGAACCTCCTTACGCAGATTCGATAGCTCCGTGGTCCACCAGGGGACTGGTTTATCAACTCTCTTTTTCCTGGGGATCGCTTCACGGCAAACATCGACTAGTAAGTTAATTACTCTTCTAACCATATTATTTACACTCAGGTGGTCAAAATCAGCTAAATACTGTTCATCTACAATTCGACTGACAGCTTCTTCAAAACGATCCCATTTCGCCGCCTTAATATTATACTCGCGGTCTCTAAAAAGATTTAATGGTCTCGCCATGTaggttttaaatttaaacagtaTCAAATTATGGTCCGATATGGAGCATAAATTAGTAACCCTCCAGTTCGAGatcttattttgtaaatttcttcCACAAAGAGTAATATCTATATTAGACACGCCGTGTAAGCTGGAGTAGGTATAAAGCTCTCCAGGCCTGTTAGCAATATAAAGATTGTGgtccaaaataaattcttcccACTCTCGACCTGCTTCATCAATAACGTCTGAATGCCACCAAGTAGATTTAGCATTCGCGTCCAtggtaataattatattgctTGTACCGTTCTCATTGATGAATCTCTCCAACTTAGTCATGAATACATTAGGCGAAAGAGAGTGCtgacaatataaatttataagaaaaaactTGATACTTCCAAAAATAATCTGCGTGACCAACATATGTTCAGACTCATAACCAGTCATAGCGAAAAAAtccaattttgaattattaattatatttgttaccCAAGGAGAGTCCCCTTTCGGTTGAACCACAGACAGTATCGGCGAAATATAACCTCTGATCTTTCCTTTAAAAACATACGGCTCCTGAATGCACAGGATATCCAACTTACAATCCAAGATGATTTTTCGCAAATCTGCCGCCACAGCCATCGATCTTTGTGCGTTAATCTGACCAATAATTAAGTCCATTGAACTTTATTTCGGTATATTTCAACCTGTCTTAAATATTCTGGACAAGATTTATTCCTAACGCTGTGGTCGACATCCTTGCGCTTAAGACGAACACACGCCGGGCACTGAGGATGATCTTTCTTTTTGCAATCCTCGCGAGCGTGGTCAGGTTGACCACAATGCTCGCAAAGTTGCTTAGGGGTAGTGCAGTATTTAGCCACATGTCCATACATGTGGCATTTGAAACACCtggcaatatttaaatattcacgcAGTCTGTATGATCGCCAAAACATGTAGGCCCTACCAGAGTTCAGTAGAGTATCAAATGCTTTACCAGGTAACTGGACTATCCAATTAACCCTGTCAGGGTGGCTCGTTTTAAAAGAATGTctaaatataactttttcttttagttcTTCCTTAAACTGATCATCTGTAGCAACCAAGTTTTTCGATATCAAATCCTCTTTGAGTTCTTCAGGCTTCAAATCCTTTTCAACGTCGTAGATTACAATGACGGGGTCCAACTTCTTAGGAGCGGCAACACTCAGTCCCCTACCATCGAGTCCAACACCCTTAACAATATCTACATCCTTTTTGCTTTCGAGTTCTAAGAGAACTCCTTTATTTCTTAGTTGTCTAATATTTCTTACCCTTAGATCTTTTCTCTTTGATTCCAGTGCTTGAGTAACCTGATTTTTAAGTTCTTCACTAGATCTATTATCTTTATCATTCACAGCTTTCACGATGAGGATCTGACttgttgatttttcttttctaggTGTTCCTACTGTAGAGACGCGAGGAGGAGCCAGGCCAACACCTCGAGATGTAACTTGAGCGTATGTCATCGTCGGCTTACTTTTTATCTCCTCATTTCGAACCAGAAGCTTCTccttttctaaaatttcattttgcaaacGGTTTTCCAAAATTCCCcactttgataaaataaattgaatggcactttttgttaatttatttgcatCGTTAAATAGGTAAGCTTCTAGTTCCTCCCTCTCTTTTCTCGCCTCATCAAGTAGAGCAGCGGGCTTTTGCGAGTCGATTTCCGATCTCGAGGTGTCAaatcttt encodes:
- the LOC128884518 gene encoding uncharacterized protein LOC128884518, with amino-acid sequence MSISLKSKKPKTKKEAAVISSDEEGRMEVDTARVVLTPVATPSGGTIPRPGHSRTSSISSITEEVGTPLLAKRKRFDTSRSEIDSQKPAALLDEARKEREELEAYLFNDANKLTKSAIQFILSKWGILENRLQNEILEKEKLLVRNEEIKSKPTMTYAQVTSRGVGLAPPRVSTVGTPRKEKSTSQILIVKAVNDKDNRSSEELKNQVTQALESKRKDLRVRNIRQLRNKGVLLELESKKDVDIVKGVGLDGRGLSVAAPKKLDPVIVIYDVEKDLKPEELKEDLISKNLVATDDQFKEELKEKVIFRHSFKTSHPDRVNWIVQLPGKAFDTLLNSGRAYMFWRSYRLREYLNIARCFKCHMYGHVAKYCTTPKQLCEHCGQPDHAREDCKKKDHPQCPACVRLKRKDVDHSVRNKSCPEYLRQVEIYRNKVQWT